ATTCTTGTTGTCAAACTGTCACCTATTGTCCGTGATTATCGCATTAGGAATGCCAAATCTACAAAGGAAGTTCTTCCATACGAAGTCTTCTATTTTTGCCTCAGTAATGGTTGCTAAGGGTTCTACTTCGGCCCACTTTATGAAGTAGTCAACTGCAACGATTGCATAGCGGACCTTGCCCTTTCTTGCAGGCATTGGGCCGATCAAATCAAGTCCCCATTGGGCGAAGGGCCAAGGGCTGATCATAGGAGTAAGAGGCTCGGGAAGAGAGTGATGAATAGTTGCGTAGCGTTGACACTTATCAAATGAACGGGATATTCTGATGGCATCTTAGTGGAGTGTTGGCCAGTAATATCCTTGGCGAAAAGCCTTGTGTGCTAGGGATCGAGATCTAGCATGATCTCCACAGACTCCTTCATGTATTTCTTGAAAGATAATTTTCGCTTCCGCAAGTGTGAGGCACCGTAAGTATGGTAGGTTAAAACCTCGCTTATAGAGTTGGTCATTAATGATCAGGTAGCGGGTAGACTTGTATCGAATCTGTTTAGCTTGGACTTTATCATTTGGGAGAGTGCCATGAACAAGGAATTTATATATTGGGGTGATCCAGCTATCCCCCTGTTGCAAGTTGCACACTTCTGTGACCATGGTGCTTGGTGTTGCCAACAATTCGACATGAATTTTTCTCCCAATCTTGTCTTCCACTGCTGAGGCGAGGCGAGCCAAAGCGTTTGCATGACTGTTTGCCGCTCGAGGGACTTGGGTGATCTGGTAATGGAAGTACTTGAGCAAAAGCTGTGTTTGCGCAAGATACGCTGCCATGGAGTTATCCTTAGCATCAAAGTTGTTCGTGACCTGGTTAACCACTAATTGGGAGTCACTgaagatattaatttgtttaactccAAGGTGTTTGGCCAAACGTAAGCCTGCTAAAAGGGCCTCATACTCGACTTCATTGTTTGACGCCTTGAATTTGAAGCAAAGAGCATACTCCATTGCCACTTTGTCGGGGGTAGTTAGGACTAGTCCTGCTCCACAACACTGTTGGTTGGATGAGCCATCAACATATAAAGTCTATACTAGGAGTGTTGGTTCTACCTTTCAGGTTTACAGGGGTGATGAAGCCGTTGCCTCAGGTGTAGGAGAAATGTCAATTGGATAAGTGAATTCGGCAATGAAATCTGCAACTGCTTGGCCCTTTTTAGCTAGCTTTGGGTGGTAGGAGATGTCAAACTCTCCCAGTGCTATGGCCCATTTGATCATTCGCCCCGAAGTGTCAGAACTTTGAAGTATTTGTCGAAGGGGGTGATTGGTAAGCACGATGATGGAATGTGCTTGGAAGTAGGGGTGAAGTTTCCAAGCAGACATGACTAATGCTAGAGCTAATTTCTCAATGTTGGAGTATTGTGTCTCCGCATCTTGTAGAGCCTTGTTAGCGTAGTAGACAGGTTGTTCAATACTATCATCCCTACGAATGAGGACGCAACTAACTGCTGAAGTTGAGACAGATTGATAGACAATTAGGGTGTCGCCAGCTTCAGGTTTGGAAAGCAGAGAGGCTTTACTCATGTACTCCTTGAGGTTCTTAAATGCTTCGATACATTCATCGGTCCACGTAATGTACTTCTTACTTCCCTTAagtgctttgaaaaaatgagCGCATTTGTCTGTGGCTTTAGCCAGTAAGGCTCTGGATGTCTTTTGACGTTATTGGTTCTTTCATGTTCATGATTGCTTTAATCTTCTCGGGGTTAGCTTCAATGCCTCATTGGCTAATCATGAAGCCCAAGAATTTTCCAGAGCCCACACCGGAAGAGCATTTGTTGGGGGTTCAACCTCATTCGATACTTCTTCAGGATGAAGAAGGTTTCAGACAAGTTGGCAATGTGTTGGTCAGCATGTTTGCTTTTGACTAACATATCATTAACATAAACTTCCATGCTTTTCCCAATCAGTTCAGCGAACATTAAATTGACTAATCTTTGATAAGTCGCCCCTGCATTCTTTAGGGTAAATGACATGACTTTATAGCAATATAGTCCTCTATCAGTGGTGAAGGCCGTGTGTTCTTGGTCCGAATGGTTCATGAGGATTTGATTGTACCCTGAGTAAGCATCCATGAAGCTTAAGAGTTCACACCTTGCTGTAGAGTCTACAAGTCTATCAATGAGAAGAAGGGGAAAGTTATCCTTCAGGCATCATTTGTTTAACTCGGTGTAGTCGACACACATTCTCCACAAGATCTTTTGAAGCAAGAGACTTTCCTTGGTCGGATTTTTCTTAACAAGGACCGCATTTGCTACCCATGTTGGATAATTGACTTCATGGATGAAGCCTAtgcttttgagtttttcaacttctgcCTTCATTGCTTCATATTGTTCAGCATCATAAGATCTTCGCTTCTGTCTCATCGGCTTGGTCTTGGGATCAATACTCAAGCGATAACGGATGATATCGGGAGAGATGCCTGGCATGTCCTTGTATGACCAGGCGAATACTACAGTGTTTTCTTGCAAAAAAGAGATCAATGCTAACCGAATGGGTGATGACAAAGTGGTGCCAATCTTTACTATGCAATCTGGATAATCTTTTGAGATAAAGACCTTTTCCAACTCTTCAGCAGGTTGTGCTTGCTGGGTGAAAGAGTCATCTCGAGGATCGTCGGGTTGATTGTTACCACCGTGAATATTCAAATTGGCTTTGTCCGAGCTGGTCTTGATAACTTGGTCATGTATAGAAACTGTTTCTTTGGGTACATGCAAGTGTTGTTGCTTGACTGAAGTGTTGTAACATGATCGTGCACTAAGTTGATCTCCTCTGATGTAACCATTGCCATAGAGGGTtggaaatttcatcaacaacatatgTGTGGATACCATGGCCTTGAGATCATTAATGCCTGTGCGCCCAAAGATGACATTGTATGCCGTTGGGCAGTCAACCACCAAGAAgttagtggtgatggtggctgtgTACGGGCCTGTACTGATGGTGAAGGGTAAATGTACGCTCCCTAAAGGTTGCACGACATCACCAGAGAAGCTTATTAGAGGAGAAACCAAGTGATCGAGCAAGTGTTCAGCTCTTTCTTCCTCAGGGTAGAAACATATTGGATCCCAATTAGGCTTTTGATATTTGCCTCCCCTGATGTCTTCCACGTGAAACACTTGGTGGCCAGGCTTCAACGtttgttcattgtttttcatggcCCTGTTGGAAGATTCAGATATGGGTGTGCCACTGCTTATGGAATATATCATATTCACTTGGCGTTGGTTGCGGTTATCCCTTGGAAGGTGAAGGATGAACTAgtcaatttttccttcacgtGCCAAAGCTTCAATATGATCACGGAGGGTGATACATTTCTCGCCGTCATGGCCATTATACTTGTGGtaaccacaaaacatgcctGTGTTCTTTGTGGACTTGAAATCTGGCTCCCTCGGCCTTGGCTTTGGTATCAAGTGAGCTATACTGGGGTAAATGGCCGTGCATGTGGCGTTCAAAGGTGTGTATGTCTCATACCTCGGGGTAGGACCATTCTTGACACGTGTTTGGCCCACTGCATTGACTGCCTGGGGGCGGGTATTATCGTGGTGATACCTTTGATTATCGCGATAGTGCcccttacttttttttattaaaatgagacTGATGAGGATGGAAGTCTTTCCTCTTGCCTTGAGAATGATACGCCTGTTGACTTGGCGAGGTATTAGGTAGGGTAAGGGGAAGCGTCGCTGCTGTTTGGAAGGTTGAGGTCTTCTTATTCGGTTGGATTTGGCTTCCACTCCCCATTTGCTGATAAGGGATGGCTGTAGGGAGTTTCCCTTGATAAGTCATTGGCTCGGCGGAGGCATGGTTATAAACATGTGCTATTACCtcagagtaagtcttccaagtgttagcattgatcatgtacttgaagaaacagtCACGTAGGCCCGCTGTGAAGGCTTTAAGTGCGGTCTTGTCATCTGCCTCAGTGCAACGAGAATACTTATGGCTGAAGCGGccgacatactttcgtagtgacTCATTCGGCTTCTGGCGAATAGTGTACAAGTCATATTCGAAATGCAAGCGATTTGtctggaagatgtgttgagagacaAATAGTTTCCTCAGTTCCTCAAATGAGTCTACTGTCTCAGGTGGAAGACGGCAATACCAATTCAGAGCTTCGCCAAAGAGGGTAGAGGGGAAGATAAGACATTGTTCTTCGTCAGTGTGCATCCGGTATGCCATGGTGGACTAAAAAAGGTTAAGGTGTTCAATTGGGTCCTCCCTTCCAATGTAGAGTTGTAAGCCAAGCTTCTGCTTTGTCTTTGCTTTGAGGGCGTGTCGAGGATCCTCCTTGTAAGAGGGCCAGGCTTAGTTTGGTTCCAGTCAGGTATTTCGACCTAACGTTcggccttcaacttgtttacttcctcaaggagttGTAGGCCAAGGGGGTCCTGAGTGGAGTCAGGTATTGCTGGATCCTTCTTCCGTAAGTCTTCATCTCCTCTTGGAAGTAGGAAAGCTTGGTCAAGGGCATGGGATTTTTCTTTGAACTCACCGTACTGACTTCCAGGGCGAACCTGTCGAAACGCCCCCGAGTTCCCCGTACCTTCATATTCCTCTAAGATATGTCGGTCATTCCTTAGATTGGCAATTGGCTTGGGGTATGGGAGAGGATCGAACCTTTTAGAAACCCTTGGATCATTGACCTTTGAGCTTATGTGGATGGGGTTCTCTTGACGTTGCCTCAGGAAGTCCCGACAGTCGCGATAAACGACTTTTGATCCTTCTACTCCTTCTGCAAGAATGTGCCTTCCTTCACTTCTCTTGCTTTGGGTCGAAACAGCTGGGTCGAGAGAGgtctcatgttgatcaacaacttgatgagtaactcgctccccattagggatatccatgttgaaggcAGGTGATCCCCCGTGTTGGGGGGCACCCAGATGGTGGTTGACTTCCCTAGGGGCAATGAGTTCGTGTGTTTAAGTATGCCTAGCTTCATGGAG
This Pyrus communis chromosome 6, drPyrComm1.1, whole genome shotgun sequence DNA region includes the following protein-coding sequences:
- the LOC137736043 gene encoding uncharacterized protein — its product is MEYALCFKFKASNNEVEYEALLAGLRLAKHLGVKQINIFSDSQLVVNQVTNNFDAKDNSMAAYLAQTQLLLKYFHYQITQVPRAANSHANALARLASAVEDKIGRKIHVELLATPSTMVTEVCNLQQGDSWITPIYKFLVHGTLPNDKVQAKQIRYKSTRYLIINDQLYKRGFNLPYLRCLTLAEAKIIFQEIHEGVCGDHARSRSLAHKAFRQGYYWPTLH